From one Humulus lupulus chromosome 8, drHumLupu1.1, whole genome shotgun sequence genomic stretch:
- the LOC133796918 gene encoding protein RICE SALT SENSITIVE 3-like, producing MVGSGASDRSKEAVGMMALHEALRGVCLSTEWTYSVFWTIRPRPRVRGGNGCKVGDDNGSLMLMWEDGFCRGSLEEIEGEDPVRKAFSKMSIQLYNYGEGLMGKVASDKCHKWVFKEPTECEPNISNYWQSSFDALPPEWTDQFESGIQTIAVIQAGHGLLQLGSCKIIPEDLHFVLRMRHTFESLGYQSGFYLSQLFSSTRNSSSSTSIPSKQPAMPIRPPPPLFNWAQRPFPSPTSMLPSPSYQNSAARLGFPQAKDETHMFLLPHSSSETRLEDMMGGVGGGGDQHENDIKWPNGLSFFNALTGRSDDAKLLFNTDNLGNKQENQNQHPNSDNACPGNSNERLSLDRHTAEGGRKNISMENKFKRSFTLPARMASSSSSTSVDHHHHHHHQQVEYRNSEQGGMYTDVMDTFLD from the exons ATGGTGGGCTCAGGAGCATCAGATAGGAGCAAAGAAGCTGTTGGGATGATGGCCCTTCATGAGGCCCTCAGAGGCGTCTGTCTCAGCACAGAGTGGACTTACTCTGTCTTCTGGACCATCCGTCCTCGCCC AAGAGTCAGAGGTGGTAATGGGTGCAAGGTTGGAGACGACAACGGCAGCTT GATGTTGATGTGGGAAGATGGATTTTGCCGAGGAAGTTTGGAAGAGATTGAAGGAGAGGATCCAGTGAGGAAAGCCTTCAGCAAGATGTCCATACAGTTGTATAATTATGGAGAAGG GCTGATGGGGAAAGTTGCATCTGATAAGTGTCACAAATGGGTATTCAAAGAACCAACAGAATGTGAACCTAATATCTCCAACTACTGGCAAAGTTCTTTTGATGCT CTCCCCCCTGAATGGACTGATCAGTTTGAGTCAGGGATTCAG ACAATAGCTGTGATTCAGGCTGGTCATGGTCTTCTGCAGTTGGGCTCCTGCAAGATT ATACCTGAAGACCTTCACTTTGTGCTAAGAATGAGGCATacctttgaatctcttggctacCAATCGGGTTTCTACCTCTCCCAATTGTTTTCTTCAACCAGAAACTCATCATCTTCCACTTCAATTCCTTCAAAACAACCCGCCATGCCAATCCGACCACCTCCTCCACTCTTCAACTGGGCGCAGAGGCCATTCCCATCTCCCACTTCTATGCTTCCTTCACCTAGTTACCAGAACTCGGCAGCAAGACTAGGCTTTCCCCAAGCCAAAGATGAGACACACATGTTCCTGCTTCCTCATTCATCATCCGAAACCCGACTGGAAGACATGATGGGAGGAGTAGGAGGTGGCGGAGACCAGCATGAAAACGACATCAAATGGCCCAATGGTCTGTCGTTCTTTAACGCCCTCACTGGAAGAAGCGACGATGCGAAGCTTCTGTTCAACACTGACAACTTGGGAAACAAACAGGAGAACCAAAACCAGCACCCCAATTCAGATAATGCTTGTCCTGGAAATTCAAACGAACGATTGAGTTTAGACAGGCACACAGCCGAGGGTGGTAGGAAGAATATTAGCATGGAAAACAAGTTCAAGAGGAGCTTTACATTGCCTGCAAGAATGGCTTCATCCTCTTCATCCACTTCGgtcgatcatcatcatcatcatcaccaccaaCAAGTGGAGTATAGGAATTCTGAGCAAGGGGGTATGTACACTGATGTCATGGATACCTTCTTGGATTGA
- the LOC133795286 gene encoding uncharacterized protein LOC133795286, translating into MNAAADKFCLIAMYCWAIWKARNKVVWNKKHSTVTDVLASAQIALDHWIKAQDKTSLSSLCLNNIGDGSETWTKPGENTIKINVDATLFDSENKYGYGLVARNHFGNLVAARAGSYGGLYASEVIEAMGIKEALSWVQTNNWRSVEIETDNLVSVQAIRGNHSMRSTLGLLIKDCQILLSTLPNVKLFWIRRSANRVAHHVARYSRFYLGCSISEFSITAEFQHLLYSEC; encoded by the coding sequence ATGAATGCTGCAGCAGACAAGTTTTGCCTCATCGCCATGTACTGCTGGGCAATTTGGAAAGCCAGGAACAAGGTAGTATGGAATAAAAAGCACTCCACTGTCACTGATGTTCTTGCATCTGCCCAAATAGCTCTTGACCATTGGATTAAAGCTCAGGATAAAACTTCGTTGTCATCGTTGTGTCTGAATAACATCGGTGATGGCTCTGAGACTTGGACTAAACCTGGTGAAAACACAATCAAGATTAATGTGGATGCAACGCTTTTTGATAGCGAGAACAAGTACGGCTATGGTTTAGTTGCCCGGAATCATTTTGGTAATCTTGTTGCAGCCCGTGCTGGCAGTTATGGTGGCCTTTATGCATCTGAAGTCATTGAGGCGATGGGAATTAAGGAGGCCCTCAGCTGGGTCCAGACTAATAATTGGCGATCTGTTGAGATTGAGACGGACAACCTTGTTTCTGTACAAGCCATCCGAGGCAACCACTCCATGAGATCCACCCTTGGCCTTCTTATCAAGGACTGCCAAATCCTATTATCTACCCTTCCTAATGTCAAGTTATTTTGGATAAGACGATCAGCAAATCGAGTAGCACATCATGTTGCTAGATATTCTCGGTTTTACCTTGGTTGTAGCATTTCTGAGTTTTCCATTACTGCTGAATTCCAACATCTTTTGTATTCAGAATGCTAA